A single Chryseobacterium sp. DNA region contains:
- a CDS encoding AMP-binding protein, which yields MSNTTPTLEGSSVGSAVLLSAEDREKLLHRFNKTGWDYLEEETLVSLFRKQADLHPEHTAVVCRGQSVTYKELDKRSNQLANQLLEKGIKEGMYIPVWLDRSLEWAVAILTGASAPYQWWSGLVKNCVEFKSYPALTELREGLITVDYMTKAMAHITKNKEAIGKKFNLIARPETNLTLEAFFGLMKKYYPFTLKGLPYKEWRKQWEDDSKNRLYPLTSLFKDNMHEGLSTVELHQNTYVWDCSNVIQFLEGSGIKEPVFDKNMLDSYLKYLGIPIS from the coding sequence ATGTCAAACACAACACCCACACTGGAAGGATCTTCAGTAGGTTCTGCCGTTTTGCTGTCTGCCGAGGACAGGGAAAAACTTTTACATAGATTTAATAAAACCGGATGGGATTACCTGGAAGAGGAAACGCTGGTGTCTCTTTTCCGGAAACAGGCTGACCTTCATCCTGAACATACCGCAGTGGTATGCCGGGGGCAGTCAGTAACGTATAAAGAACTTGATAAAAGAAGCAATCAGCTGGCCAACCAGCTATTGGAGAAAGGGATAAAAGAAGGAATGTATATTCCGGTATGGCTGGACCGTTCGTTAGAATGGGCAGTGGCAATTCTCACAGGGGCAAGCGCGCCTTATCAGTGGTGGTCCGGACTGGTAAAAAATTGTGTGGAATTCAAATCTTACCCTGCATTAACAGAGCTCAGAGAGGGTCTTATCACAGTAGACTATATGACCAAAGCCATGGCTCATATCACAAAAAATAAAGAAGCAATAGGTAAAAAATTCAACTTGATTGCCCGCCCGGAAACCAATCTTACCCTTGAAGCATTCTTTGGACTCATGAAAAAATACTATCCGTTCACCTTGAAAGGGCTTCCTTACAAAGAATGGAGAAAACAATGGGAGGATGACAGCAAAAACCGCCTGTATCCGCTGACCAGCCTTTTCAAAGATAATATGCATGAAGGATTGTCTACCGTGGAGCTTCACCAGAATACCTATGTGTGGGACTGTTCCAATGTTATTCAGTTCCTGGAAGGATCAGGGATCAAGGAACCTGTATTTGATAAAAACATGCTGGATTCCTATTTGAAGTATCTGGGAATACCGATTTCATAA
- a CDS encoding S46 family peptidase gives MKRLFLLFTFLLSFAQMRADEGMWLLMLIKRLNGVDMQKEGLHLTPEEIYSVNNSSLKDAIVSFGGFCTGEIVSDKGLIFTNHHCGYGAVAAASTPEKDYLKNGFWAMKQKDEFNAKDLYVRFLVRMDDATQRITSKLNNNMTGAERKAVIDAETKAIQTENSENGKYTVMVKDFFNGNEFYYFVYQDYKDIRLVGAPPSSLGKFGGDTDNWEWPRHTADFTVFRVYADAAGNPAEYSPSNTPLKPKHFLPVSLKGIKPGDFSMILGYPGRTNRYLTSYGIQQMVNKDYPAWVEASKVAMDVMKKYMDKDKATQLNYASQYASVANYWKNRQGTIDAVNKNGTISDKQKIEDTYRKWSAMPGNDAYDGILEDIDAYYRQVSDRNVERNYASQFSRNVKYMTLALQVGSALKAYAAQDMQGRLAMKAKTEAAIKAAYENFNPSLEGEMLAAMTSLYQARVKNTEVASATILGLDAKTVSNLAYSSIFANKTSATNFLLNPDALKLDADPLWKTANGIVADIKMSNERYVKVDDNFAKNNRLFLAGLVKAMPEKKFYPDANSTMRLTYGTVDKLPIRNDRNYFGITDNYYTDMTGLVGKYKKGDEEFDLPQRVIDLYNLKDFGQYADAAGYMPVNFLSNNDITGGNSGSPVIDGDGNLIGIAFDGNSEALSGDIVFEPEWQKTINVDVRFVLWTIDKFAGARRLVDELKLVRSENTPADTKTKNSGTTTTPKKTKKK, from the coding sequence ATGAAAAGACTATTTCTACTATTCACTTTCTTATTGAGCTTTGCTCAAATGAGGGCGGATGAGGGGATGTGGCTGCTAATGCTCATCAAAAGACTCAACGGCGTTGACATGCAAAAAGAGGGTCTACACCTTACGCCTGAAGAAATTTATTCAGTAAACAATTCAAGTTTAAAAGATGCGATCGTAAGCTTTGGAGGTTTCTGTACTGGTGAAATTGTTTCTGACAAAGGACTGATATTTACCAACCACCACTGCGGTTACGGCGCTGTTGCGGCTGCCTCTACACCAGAAAAAGACTATCTGAAGAATGGTTTCTGGGCAATGAAACAAAAAGACGAATTCAACGCAAAAGATCTGTATGTAAGATTTTTAGTGAGAATGGATGATGCTACCCAAAGAATCACGTCTAAGCTAAACAACAATATGACCGGAGCGGAGAGAAAAGCGGTTATCGATGCTGAAACCAAAGCCATCCAAACTGAAAACTCTGAAAACGGAAAATATACTGTAATGGTAAAAGATTTCTTCAATGGAAATGAATTTTACTATTTTGTATACCAGGATTATAAAGATATCAGATTAGTAGGAGCTCCACCTTCTTCATTAGGAAAATTTGGAGGTGATACCGATAACTGGGAGTGGCCGAGACATACTGCAGACTTCACGGTTTTCAGAGTTTATGCTGATGCTGCAGGAAACCCTGCTGAATATTCTCCAAGCAACACTCCTTTGAAGCCTAAGCACTTTCTTCCGGTTTCTCTTAAAGGAATTAAGCCTGGTGATTTCTCTATGATCTTAGGATATCCTGGTAGAACAAACCGTTACCTGACTTCTTACGGAATTCAGCAAATGGTAAACAAAGATTACCCGGCATGGGTAGAAGCTTCTAAAGTGGCGATGGATGTTATGAAAAAGTATATGGATAAGGATAAAGCAACTCAGCTTAACTATGCTTCTCAATATGCTTCTGTAGCCAACTACTGGAAAAACAGACAGGGAACAATTGATGCGGTAAATAAAAACGGAACGATTTCCGACAAGCAGAAAATTGAGGATACTTACAGAAAATGGTCTGCAATGCCAGGAAATGATGCTTATGATGGCATTTTGGAAGATATTGATGCTTACTACAGACAGGTTTCAGACAGAAATGTTGAAAGAAACTATGCTTCCCAGTTTTCAAGAAATGTAAAATATATGACCCTTGCTCTACAGGTAGGATCTGCCCTTAAAGCTTATGCTGCTCAGGATATGCAGGGAAGACTGGCCATGAAAGCTAAAACAGAAGCAGCTATTAAAGCGGCTTATGAAAACTTCAATCCGTCTTTGGAAGGAGAAATGCTTGCTGCGATGACAAGCCTTTACCAGGCAAGAGTGAAAAACACGGAAGTGGCTTCTGCTACCATTCTGGGATTAGATGCTAAAACCGTTTCAAACCTTGCTTATTCTTCAATTTTTGCGAACAAAACTTCTGCAACCAACTTCTTATTGAATCCTGATGCATTAAAACTGGATGCTGATCCACTTTGGAAAACAGCAAACGGAATTGTTGCTGATATCAAGATGAGCAATGAAAGATATGTGAAGGTAGATGACAATTTTGCGAAAAACAACCGTCTGTTCTTGGCAGGACTAGTAAAGGCTATGCCTGAGAAAAAATTCTATCCGGATGCTAACTCTACAATGAGGTTAACTTATGGTACTGTAGACAAACTTCCTATCAGAAATGACAGAAACTATTTTGGAATTACAGATAATTACTATACTGATATGACTGGTCTTGTAGGCAAGTACAAGAAAGGTGATGAAGAGTTCGATCTTCCTCAAAGAGTGATCGACCTTTATAACCTTAAAGATTTCGGACAGTATGCTGATGCTGCCGGTTATATGCCAGTCAACTTCCTTTCTAACAATGATATTACCGGTGGGAACTCTGGTTCTCCTGTAATTGATGGGGACGGAAACCTTATTGGGATTGCTTTTGACGGAAACAGCGAAGCATTAAGCGGTGATATCGTATTTGAACCTGAATGGCAAAAAACCATCAACGTAGACGTTCGTTTTGTTCTTTGGACTATTGATAAGTTTGCGGGTGCAAGAAGATTAGTTGATGAATTAAAGCTTGTAAGAAGTGAAAACACTCCGGCTGATACAAAAACTAAAAACTCAGGAACTACAACAACTCCTAAGAAAACAAAGAAAAAATAA
- a CDS encoding META domain-containing protein: MKKILLSLFTVLLLGAVFNCSAVPDKNPSLQRQWMLVSFNGFTKDQLIDHKAEIDLKSRLENGKIQGSAYMGCNRMSFTSEFKKGGKVKISNGASTAKACENMELEAAFQKNFDSMTKYSVEGHFLTLSDEHGNSMKFVAADWD, translated from the coding sequence ATGAAAAAAATACTATTATCACTTTTTACAGTTTTGCTTTTAGGAGCAGTCTTCAATTGTTCCGCTGTACCGGATAAAAATCCGTCTCTGCAGAGACAGTGGATGCTGGTCTCTTTTAACGGGTTCACCAAAGATCAATTGATTGATCATAAAGCTGAAATCGATCTGAAATCCAGGTTAGAAAACGGCAAAATACAGGGAAGTGCCTACATGGGCTGCAACAGAATGTCTTTTACTTCTGAGTTTAAAAAAGGAGGAAAGGTAAAAATTTCAAATGGGGCAAGTACAGCAAAAGCCTGCGAGAATATGGAGCTGGAAGCGGCTTTTCAGAAGAATTTTGACTCGATGACGAAATATTCAGTGGAAGGACATTTTCTTACGCTGTCTGATGAGCATGGAAATTCAATGAAGTTTGTTGCTGCTGATTGGGATT
- a CDS encoding MBL fold metallo-hydrolase: protein MKNKTPFIINMDQKLKRDHGFIHIPCNELDIFILSDGYFGIGYHQPILAPGIPQNLVKNELRSLYLSEAYYEAPINVMIVKTDDRTILVDTGEGFYDDENAGKLLHSISAAGFTPDSITDILITHAHRDHIGGILSKNDDFVFPNAHYYISNPEFEFWTDDEPDFQKSKNPEGGKPSIPLVRKVFSAIDARLTKFEMGDRLFSCIQTEAAPGHTPGHIIYTVNDGNISITNVVDIFHSPLLIAKPDWGTQWDIDFETGVETRKKVLENCYKNRTLICSAHLPWPGIGYINKVNDQFQWVPKVYNDPFSINLKIDLEVGTV from the coding sequence GTGAAAAACAAAACACCCTTCATTATTAATATGGATCAAAAACTGAAGAGAGACCATGGATTCATACATATTCCATGCAATGAACTGGATATTTTTATACTTTCTGACGGATATTTTGGCATTGGATATCACCAGCCTATTTTAGCCCCCGGCATCCCTCAAAACCTTGTAAAAAATGAACTTCGCAGTCTTTATTTATCCGAGGCTTATTATGAAGCTCCTATCAATGTGATGATTGTTAAAACGGATGATCGTACTATTTTAGTAGACACCGGAGAGGGGTTTTATGATGATGAAAATGCAGGAAAACTATTACATAGCATTAGTGCTGCGGGATTTACTCCAGATTCGATCACTGATATTCTGATTACACATGCTCACAGAGACCATATCGGTGGGATCCTTTCTAAAAATGATGATTTTGTATTTCCGAATGCGCATTATTATATTTCCAACCCGGAATTTGAATTCTGGACAGATGATGAACCGGATTTTCAAAAAAGCAAAAACCCTGAAGGAGGAAAGCCAAGCATTCCTTTGGTTAGGAAAGTCTTTTCAGCCATAGATGCCCGACTTACAAAATTTGAAATGGGAGATAGGCTGTTCTCATGCATCCAAACAGAGGCGGCTCCGGGACATACTCCAGGTCATATTATTTATACAGTGAATGACGGAAATATATCAATCACCAACGTGGTAGATATTTTTCACTCTCCTCTGCTTATTGCAAAACCGGACTGGGGCACCCAATGGGATATTGACTTTGAAACAGGAGTTGAAACCCGTAAGAAAGTTCTTGAAAATTGTTATAAAAACAGAACACTTATCTGCTCTGCCCATCTTCCATGGCCCGGCATAGGATATATTAATAAGGTGAATGATCAGTTTCAGTGGGTTCCCAAAGTATACAACGATCCTTTTTCGATCAATCTTAAAATAGATCTGGAAGTAGGCACGGTATAA
- a CDS encoding YdeI/OmpD-associated family protein has translation MLIKEYIRWIEEAKKPETRENRKTKMIQVILDGKKGI, from the coding sequence ATACTCATAAAAGAATATATACGCTGGATCGAAGAGGCCAAAAAGCCGGAAACACGGGAAAACAGAAAGACTAAAATGATTCAGGTGATCCTGGACGGTAAAAAGGGAATTTAA